The following coding sequences are from one Deinococcus aerius window:
- the ribH gene encoding 6,7-dimethyl-8-ribityllumazine synthase, translated as MNRTEANLLAADLKFAVVSTRWNHLIVDRLVEGAELAFVQHGGKTENLDHFIVPGSHEIPLVARRLAETGRYDAVVCLGAVIRGDTDHYEFVAGGAASGILNSSLHTGVPIAFGVLTTETVEQALNRAGIKAGNKGAEATLAMIETVNLLRRVG; from the coding sequence ATGAACCGCACCGAGGCCAACCTGCTCGCCGCCGATCTCAAGTTCGCCGTCGTCTCCACCCGCTGGAACCACCTGATTGTGGACCGCCTCGTGGAGGGGGCCGAGCTGGCGTTCGTCCAGCACGGCGGCAAGACCGAGAACCTGGACCACTTCATCGTGCCCGGCTCGCACGAGATTCCACTCGTGGCCCGCAGGCTCGCGGAGACCGGGCGGTACGACGCGGTCGTGTGCCTGGGCGCCGTCATCCGGGGTGACACCGATCACTACGAGTTCGTGGCGGGCGGCGCGGCGAGCGGCATCCTGAATTCCTCGCTGCACACGGGCGTGCCCATCGCCTTCGGGGTGCTGACCACCGAGACGGTCGAGCAGGCCCTCAACCGCGCCGGGATCAAGGCCGGAAACAAGGGCGCGGAGGCGACCCTCGCCATGATCGAGACGGTGAACCTGCTGCGGCGGGTGGGCTGA
- the ribD gene encoding bifunctional diaminohydroxyphosphoribosylaminopyrimidine deaminase/5-amino-6-(5-phosphoribosylamino)uracil reductase RibD encodes MAQALREAARGLGRTAPNPPVGCVIVSGGEVVGRGFHPRAGEPHAEVFALRGAGERARGGAAYVTLEPCSHFGRTPPCADALIAAGIARVVVAALDPNPRVAGRGVERLRAAGIEVTVGVQEPEAVRQQAGFRSLVTRGRPWVVYKYAMTLDGKVAAVGEGSGAVTSAQSRARVMQWRNELDAIAVGIGTVLSDDPALTTRGIKDGRDPRPVIFDRQARTPVTARALRPGTIIVTSPGAETTHLEEVGAVIVRAEALPDALGELRELDLSSLLLEGGPRLASSLFAECLVDEVRTFIAPKLLGAGLPPLNNAAYSMTDARALRDVQLEALGPDLLVTGLLNDIPRLEVPGALGER; translated from the coding sequence ATGGCCCAGGCTCTCCGGGAGGCCGCGCGGGGCCTGGGCCGCACCGCCCCCAATCCCCCCGTCGGTTGCGTAATCGTGAGTGGGGGAGAGGTCGTGGGCCGCGGCTTCCACCCCCGGGCGGGCGAACCCCACGCCGAGGTCTTCGCCCTGCGCGGGGCGGGCGAGCGGGCGCGGGGCGGGGCGGCCTACGTGACCCTGGAACCGTGCAGCCATTTCGGGAGAACGCCCCCCTGTGCCGACGCCCTGATTGCGGCGGGCATCGCCCGGGTCGTCGTGGCCGCGCTCGACCCCAACCCGCGGGTCGCCGGGCGGGGGGTGGAGCGGCTGCGGGCGGCGGGCATTGAGGTCACGGTCGGCGTGCAGGAGCCTGAGGCCGTGCGCCAGCAGGCGGGGTTTCGCTCCCTCGTCACGCGGGGGCGCCCCTGGGTGGTCTACAAGTATGCGATGACGCTCGACGGCAAGGTCGCGGCGGTGGGGGAGGGGAGCGGGGCCGTCACCTCGGCCCAGAGTCGGGCGCGGGTCATGCAGTGGCGGAATGAGCTGGACGCCATCGCCGTTGGCATCGGCACGGTGCTGAGTGATGATCCTGCCCTCACGACTCGGGGCATCAAGGATGGGCGTGATCCGCGACCGGTGATCTTCGACCGCCAGGCCCGCACCCCCGTAACGGCCCGTGCCCTCCGTCCCGGCACGATCATCGTCACGTCGCCCGGTGCCGAAACAACCCACCTGGAAGAGGTCGGAGCTGTCATCGTCCGCGCCGAGGCCCTGCCGGACGCCCTGGGCGAGTTGCGGGAGCTGGACCTTTCCAGCCTGCTTCTGGAGGGCGGGCCGCGCCTGGCGTCCAGCCTCTTCGCCGAGTGTCTGGTGGACGAGGTGCGGACCTTTATCGCCCCCAAGCTCCTCGGCGCGGGCCTGCCGCCGCTGAACAACGCCGCGTACTCCATGACGGATGCCCGGGCTTTGCGTGACGTGCAACTCGAAGCCCTCGGCCCGGACCTCCTCGTCACGGGTCTGCTGAACGATATTCCGCGCCTGGAAGTCCCGGGCGCCCTGGGAGAACGCTGA
- a CDS encoding bifunctional 3,4-dihydroxy-2-butanone-4-phosphate synthase/GTP cyclohydrolase II, with protein sequence MSLASIPDLLAELRAGRPVILVDDEHRENEGDLLMPAQAATPEWINFMAREGRGLICVTLTPERARELDLRPMVGANTDPNGTAFTVSVDHVSNSTGISAFDRAATIRALIDPASGSQDFRRPGHIFPLVARPGGVLRRAGHTEAGCDLARLAGFTPAGVICEIMNDSGEMSRLPDLLAFGERHSLLVGSIEALIAYRLAHDPFMALVAGARLPTEYGEFRLVGFEDTLSGAEHVALVMGEVTPEPLLVRVHSECLTGDAFHSLRCDCGPQRDAAMRAIAGEGRGVLIYLRQEGRGIGLLNKIRAYELQDGGADTVEANLQLGFPADARDFGIGAQMLHLLGARKLRVLTNNPRKLHALSGFGLEVVERVPLHVGQNAHNRAYLAAKAGKLGHLGSEVSTEAR encoded by the coding sequence GTGAGCCTGGCTTCCATCCCCGACCTCCTCGCCGAACTGCGCGCGGGTCGCCCCGTCATCCTGGTGGACGACGAGCACCGCGAGAACGAGGGCGACCTCCTGATGCCCGCGCAGGCCGCGACGCCCGAGTGGATCAACTTCATGGCGCGTGAGGGCCGGGGGCTCATCTGCGTCACGCTGACCCCCGAGCGGGCACGCGAACTCGACCTCAGGCCGATGGTGGGCGCGAACACCGACCCCAACGGCACTGCCTTCACCGTCAGCGTGGACCATGTCAGCAACTCCACCGGCATCAGCGCCTTCGACCGCGCCGCCACCATCCGCGCCCTGATCGACCCGGCCTCGGGGTCCCAAGACTTCCGCCGCCCCGGCCACATCTTCCCGCTCGTCGCCCGGCCCGGTGGGGTGCTGCGCCGCGCCGGTCACACCGAGGCGGGCTGCGACCTCGCCCGCCTGGCCGGGTTCACGCCCGCCGGGGTGATCTGTGAAATCATGAATGATTCCGGCGAGATGAGCCGTCTGCCCGACCTGCTGGCTTTCGGCGAGCGGCACTCCCTCTTGGTCGGCTCCATCGAGGCGCTGATCGCCTACCGCCTGGCGCACGACCCCTTTATGGCCCTGGTCGCCGGGGCGCGGCTGCCCACCGAGTACGGCGAGTTCCGGCTGGTGGGCTTCGAGGACACCCTCAGTGGGGCCGAACACGTCGCCCTGGTGATGGGCGAGGTGACGCCCGAGCCCCTGCTCGTGCGCGTCCACTCCGAATGCCTGACCGGCGACGCCTTCCACTCCCTGCGCTGCGACTGCGGCCCCCAGCGCGACGCGGCCATGCGCGCGATTGCCGGGGAGGGCCGGGGCGTCCTGATCTACCTGCGGCAGGAGGGGCGCGGCATCGGCCTGCTGAACAAGATTCGCGCCTACGAGTTACAAGACGGCGGCGCGGACACCGTCGAGGCGAACCTGCAACTCGGCTTTCCCGCCGACGCCCGCGACTTCGGCATCGGCGCGCAGATGCTGCACCTGCTGGGCGCCCGGAAGCTCCGCGTGCTCACCAACAACCCGCGTAAGCTGCACGCCCTCAGCGGCTTCGGCCTGGAGGTCGTGGAGCGCGTGCCCCTGCACGTGGGTCAGAACGCCCACAACAGGGCTTACCTCGCTGCCAAAGCCGGGAAACTCGGTCATCTGGGGAGCGAGGTCAGCACGGAAGCCCGGTAG
- a CDS encoding DinB family protein translates to MPIPASEIYARTFQSHRGALMDLYAQLPDEQGGFSAWEGGMSFIGLADHLAGSSQMFSGMIAGQAPARPAPGSGSTTLQEARDRLAATTESAAEVMRALTPEDLARRVPAFGGREMPVSALLDALIAHEAHHKGQVWLMARMVGVKPPMFVRMG, encoded by the coding sequence ATGCCCATTCCTGCTTCCGAAATCTACGCCCGCACCTTCCAGTCGCACCGCGGCGCCCTGATGGACCTCTACGCCCAATTGCCCGATGAGCAGGGCGGGTTCTCCGCATGGGAGGGGGGCATGAGCTTCATCGGCCTGGCTGATCATCTGGCAGGCAGCAGCCAGATGTTTAGCGGCATGATTGCGGGTCAGGCCCCCGCACGTCCGGCGCCCGGGAGCGGCAGCACCACGCTTCAGGAGGCCCGGGACCGTCTCGCTGCCACCACCGAGAGTGCTGCCGAGGTCATGCGCGCCCTCACGCCCGAGGATCTCGCCCGCCGGGTGCCCGCCTTCGGGGGCCGCGAGATGCCCGTCTCGGCCCTCCTCGACGCCCTGATCGCCCATGAGGCGCACCACAAGGGCCAGGTGTGGTTGATGGCGCGCATGGTGGGCGTGAAGCCACCGATGTTCGTGAGGATGGGGTAG
- a CDS encoding IS5 family transposase, translating into MKRRGYPSDVDDDTYLFLLPYLLLSPQEARQRKYGIREVLNALLWVARTGAQWAYLPHDFPPAETVRQQAHRWFAAGCFENAAHDLRLLSRVERSRNGEPTAIIIDSRTLQSTPESGHRAGFDGAKKRKGTKVHLAVDTLGHLLAVLTTPANEQDRAQVFDLCLEVQEATGVNVEVAFADQGYTGQRTALEATEAGVELVVIKRPEAAKGFILLPRRWVVERSFAWLSRFRRLGRDLERLPSTLVGFHFLAACVLLCNNLKPLFA; encoded by the coding sequence GTGAAGCGGCGAGGTTACCCGAGTGACGTAGACGACGACACCTACCTGTTTTTGCTCCCCTACCTGCTGCTCAGTCCCCAGGAGGCAAGGCAGCGGAAATACGGCATTCGAGAAGTCCTGAATGCGCTGCTCTGGGTGGCCCGCACCGGGGCACAGTGGGCCTACCTGCCCCACGATTTCCCGCCCGCGGAGACGGTGCGCCAACAGGCGCACCGCTGGTTTGCGGCTGGATGTTTCGAGAACGCCGCCCACGACCTGCGCCTGCTCTCCCGCGTCGAGCGGTCAAGGAATGGGGAGCCGACGGCCATCATCATCGATAGTCGCACCTTGCAAAGCACACCCGAGAGCGGGCACCGTGCAGGTTTCGACGGCGCCAAGAAACGAAAAGGGACGAAGGTACATCTGGCCGTGGACACCCTGGGACACCTGCTGGCGGTGCTGACCACGCCAGCCAATGAGCAGGATCGGGCACAGGTCTTTGACCTGTGCCTGGAGGTGCAGGAAGCCACAGGGGTGAACGTGGAAGTGGCGTTTGCCGATCAGGGCTACACCGGACAGCGCACCGCCCTGGAGGCGACCGAGGCGGGAGTGGAACTGGTCGTGATCAAACGTCCGGAGGCCGCCAAAGGCTTCATCCTGCTGCCCCGACGCTGGGTGGTCGAACGATCTTTCGCATGGCTGTCGCGCTTCCGCCGCTTGGGACGCGATCTGGAGCGGCTGCCGTCCACCCTGGTCGGCTTCCATTTCCTGGCCGCCTGCGTTCTGCTCTGTAACAACCTCAAACCACTTTTTGCATAG
- a CDS encoding toxin-antitoxin system HicB family antitoxin — MQTTLRLDDDLHRRAKMEAARRGITLTQLVEEGLRMQLEQAPAVSNRPLVELHTYTSPEGFNLSPEEIKAMINDDGEQLAKLGLPRPE, encoded by the coding sequence ATGCAAACGACCCTTAGATTGGACGACGACCTGCACCGCCGAGCCAAGATGGAGGCGGCCCGGCGGGGCATTACCCTCACCCAACTGGTGGAGGAGGGATTGCGAATGCAGTTGGAGCAGGCCCCCGCTGTCTCCAACCGCCCTCTTGTCGAGCTGCACACCTACACCAGCCCCGAGGGCTTCAACCTTTCCCCTGAAGAGATCAAGGCGATGATCAACGATGACGGCGAGCAACTCGCCAAGCTCGGACTGCCCCGACCCGAATGA
- a CDS encoding TA system VapC family ribonuclease toxin produces MSYLLDANVLICAFQTTQPHHPAFYRWLRQALTDGETLYSTSLNEVALARISTRVYNTPPEDVFEFLADLHAQPSYRLLELGKAGLSRWRQLVLDLNLRGNDLNDAYLAALALEHRLTLVTADQGFARFAGVRVFTPT; encoded by the coding sequence ATGAGCTATCTCCTTGACGCCAACGTCTTGATCTGCGCCTTCCAGACAACCCAGCCGCACCACCCCGCCTTTTATCGCTGGCTGAGACAGGCTCTGACCGATGGGGAAACCCTGTACTCCACCAGTCTCAACGAAGTCGCGCTGGCCCGCATTTCTACCCGGGTGTACAACACTCCACCGGAAGACGTGTTCGAGTTCCTGGCCGATCTCCACGCCCAGCCCAGTTACCGCCTCCTCGAACTCGGCAAGGCGGGCCTGAGCCGCTGGCGGCAACTGGTCCTCGACCTCAATCTGCGCGGCAACGATCTGAACGATGCCTACCTTGCCGCGCTCGCGCTGGAGCACCGGCTGACGCTGGTGACGGCCGATCAGGGCTTCGCACGCTTTGCAGGGGTGCGGGTGTTCACGCCCACCTGA
- a CDS encoding DUF512 domain-containing protein gives MTAAQQLSEQEQVFPAPIKTVESGSPAERAGVRPGDLLLRVNGEPVTDVLAYRWRLSQGRATLEISRPVERPSVLSGVLGVAQDHHRLAYDPAAPTFTFDVEWEDPGLEFEEVLFDGIKKCANKCDFCYVHQMPRGFRKSLYIMDDDYRLSFLYGSFVTLTNLTEGDINRILDENLSPLYVSVHTANQDLRQDLMKWWKLKVKDPQAVQIRSMIERLEPIDLYTQIVLVPGRNDREHLDETVEYLSSRPNVISAAVVPIGLTGHRKNLPDVRTFTREEAQDTLARLNRWRKQFLAERGTRFVFPSDELYLLAGEPLPTEEEYEGFPMLENGVGMIRDFLTEGLPELPAALPIPRKVILGTGLLFAESLDRAVEPLRGIEGLEIEVRAVENKTFGRVTTVAGLLTGRCFRHAVKPGEADLLIVPPTTLRYGTELMLDDTSLTELRNEFRMDVRAGGATLGELARVILEGVRSSGHQWGMSAHAVKEGRGQA, from the coding sequence GTGACAGCAGCGCAGCAACTTTCGGAGCAGGAACAGGTCTTTCCTGCCCCCATCAAAACGGTCGAGTCGGGCAGCCCCGCCGAACGCGCGGGCGTGCGACCCGGTGACCTGCTCCTCCGGGTGAATGGCGAACCCGTGACCGACGTGCTCGCCTACCGCTGGCGCCTCTCGCAGGGGCGGGCGACCCTGGAGATCAGCCGCCCGGTGGAGCGCCCCTCCGTCCTGAGCGGCGTGCTGGGCGTGGCGCAGGACCACCACCGCCTCGCCTACGACCCGGCGGCGCCGACCTTCACCTTCGACGTGGAGTGGGAGGACCCCGGCCTGGAGTTCGAGGAAGTCCTCTTCGACGGCATCAAGAAGTGCGCGAACAAGTGCGACTTCTGCTACGTCCACCAGATGCCCCGCGGCTTTCGCAAGAGCCTGTACATCATGGACGACGACTACCGCCTGTCGTTCCTGTACGGCTCCTTCGTGACGCTCACCAACCTGACGGAAGGGGACATCAACCGGATTCTCGACGAGAACCTCTCGCCCCTGTACGTCTCGGTCCACACGGCCAACCAGGACCTGCGCCAGGACCTGATGAAGTGGTGGAAGCTCAAGGTCAAGGACCCGCAGGCCGTGCAGATCAGGAGCATGATCGAGCGGCTGGAGCCCATCGACCTCTACACCCAGATTGTCCTCGTGCCGGGGCGCAACGACCGCGAGCACCTGGACGAGACGGTCGAGTACCTGAGCAGCCGCCCCAACGTAATCTCGGCGGCGGTCGTGCCCATCGGCCTGACCGGGCACCGCAAGAATCTGCCCGACGTGCGGACCTTCACCCGCGAGGAGGCGCAGGACACGCTGGCCCGGTTGAACCGCTGGCGCAAGCAGTTCCTGGCCGAGCGCGGCACCCGCTTCGTCTTCCCATCCGACGAGCTGTACCTGCTCGCGGGCGAACCCCTCCCCACCGAGGAGGAGTACGAGGGCTTCCCCATGCTGGAAAACGGCGTGGGCATGATCCGCGACTTCCTCACGGAGGGGCTGCCCGAGTTGCCCGCCGCCCTCCCCATCCCCCGCAAGGTGATCCTGGGCACCGGCCTGCTCTTCGCCGAGTCGCTCGACCGCGCCGTGGAACCTCTGCGCGGCATCGAGGGGCTGGAGATTGAGGTGAGGGCCGTCGAGAACAAGACCTTCGGGAGGGTCACCACGGTGGCGGGGTTGCTGACGGGCCGCTGCTTCCGCCACGCGGTGAAGCCGGGCGAGGCCGACCTCCTGATCGTTCCGCCGACCACCCTGCGCTACGGCACCGAACTCATGCTCGACGACACCAGCCTGACGGAGCTGCGAAACGAATTCCGCATGGACGTGCGGGCGGGCGGCGCAACGCTGGGGGAACTCGCCCGCGTGATCCTGGAGGGCGTGCGCTCCAGCGGCCACCAGTGGGGCATGAGTGCCCACGCGGTCAAGGAGGGGCGCGGGCAGGCGTAA
- a CDS encoding vWA domain-containing protein, with protein sequence MARVTRYSKFEGELDQLDSSELMQMIQEALLGQGMNDPYDPDPNARPSMDDLFDAILEALAERGMIPEDMLAEAMGADDVRETRLGQQIERLMDKLQQDGFIRKEFEDGEGQGGQGQSGEAKFQLTDKSIDFLGYKSLRDLMGGLGKSSAGAHDTREYASGVEMTGELKNYEFGDTLNLDTTATLGNIMGKGFDQLEESDLVIRQAEYNSSAATVVLLDCSHSMILYGEDRFTPAKQVALALAHLIRTQYPGDSVKFVLFHDFAEEVPVSKLAQAQIGPYHTNTAGGLRLAQQLLKRENKDMKQIVMITDGKPSALTLPDGRIYKNAYGLDPYVLGATLREVANCRRSGIQVNTFMLARDPELVGFVRRVTEMTKGKAYFTTPYNIGQYVLMDFMTNKTKMVN encoded by the coding sequence ATGGCCCGTGTCACGCGGTACAGCAAGTTCGAGGGCGAACTCGACCAGCTCGACTCCAGCGAGCTGATGCAGATGATTCAGGAAGCCCTGCTGGGCCAGGGCATGAACGACCCCTACGACCCCGACCCCAACGCGCGCCCCTCCATGGACGACCTCTTCGACGCGATCCTGGAGGCCCTGGCCGAGCGCGGCATGATCCCCGAGGACATGCTCGCCGAGGCGATGGGGGCGGACGATGTGCGGGAAACCCGTTTGGGCCAGCAGATCGAGCGCCTGATGGACAAACTCCAGCAGGACGGCTTCATCCGCAAGGAGTTCGAGGACGGGGAGGGGCAAGGGGGCCAGGGACAGAGCGGCGAGGCCAAGTTCCAACTCACCGACAAGAGCATCGACTTCCTGGGCTACAAGAGCCTGCGTGACCTGATGGGCGGCCTGGGCAAGAGCAGCGCGGGCGCCCACGACACCCGCGAGTACGCCTCGGGCGTCGAGATGACCGGCGAGCTGAAGAACTACGAGTTCGGCGACACCCTCAACCTCGACACGACCGCCACGCTGGGCAACATCATGGGCAAGGGCTTCGACCAACTGGAGGAGTCCGACCTCGTGATCCGGCAGGCGGAGTACAACTCCTCGGCGGCGACGGTCGTGCTGCTGGACTGCTCGCACTCCATGATCCTGTACGGCGAGGACCGCTTCACGCCCGCCAAGCAGGTCGCGCTGGCGCTGGCGCACCTGATCCGCACCCAGTACCCCGGCGACAGCGTCAAGTTCGTGCTGTTCCACGACTTCGCCGAGGAGGTGCCGGTTTCCAAGCTCGCCCAGGCGCAGATCGGGCCGTACCACACGAACACGGCGGGTGGCCTGCGGCTCGCGCAGCAGCTCCTGAAGCGCGAGAACAAGGACATGAAGCAGATCGTGATGATCACCGACGGCAAGCCCTCGGCCCTCACACTGCCCGACGGCCGCATCTACAAGAATGCCTACGGCCTGGACCCCTACGTGCTGGGCGCCACCCTGCGCGAGGTCGCCAACTGCCGCCGCAGCGGCATCCAGGTCAACACCTTCATGCTCGCCCGCGACCCCGAACTCGTGGGCTTCGTCCGGCGCGTGACCGAAATGACCAAGGGCAAGGCCTACTTCACGACCCCGTACAACATCGGCCAGTACGTGCTGATGGACTTCATGACGAACAAGACGAAGATGGTCAATTAG
- a CDS encoding riboflavin synthase, translating into MFTGIVEQVGHVTRAAEQEGNLTLTIAPERMWTDLALGESIACSGTCLTVTGWDEAGFTVDLSRETVNKTAPNWHEGARLNLERAMTASGRFGGHVVSGHVDGTGEILEVRGEPGAYTLRVRAAPHLARYLVPKGSVTVDGVSLTVVDVGGPAGSRADLAPDEFTLWLVPHTLEVTTLGGWRPGTRVNLEADQMAKYVERLLAMRERAEVGG; encoded by the coding sequence ATGTTTACTGGAATCGTGGAACAGGTCGGGCACGTCACCCGCGCCGCCGAGCAGGAAGGCAACCTTACCCTCACCATCGCGCCGGAGCGGATGTGGACGGACCTCGCGCTCGGCGAGTCCATCGCCTGCTCGGGCACCTGCCTCACCGTGACGGGCTGGGACGAGGCGGGCTTTACCGTGGACCTCTCACGCGAGACGGTGAACAAGACGGCGCCCAACTGGCACGAGGGTGCGCGGCTCAACCTCGAACGGGCGATGACCGCCTCGGGCCGCTTCGGCGGGCACGTCGTGAGCGGGCACGTGGACGGCACGGGCGAGATTCTGGAGGTGCGGGGGGAACCCGGCGCCTACACCCTGCGGGTGCGCGCAGCCCCGCACCTCGCCCGCTACCTCGTGCCCAAGGGCAGCGTCACGGTGGACGGGGTGAGCCTGACCGTCGTGGACGTGGGGGGTCCGGCGGGAAGCCGCGCCGACCTCGCGCCCGACGAGTTCACCCTCTGGCTGGTGCCCCACACCCTGGAGGTCACCACCCTGGGCGGGTGGCGGCCCGGCACACGCGTGAACCTGGAGGCCGACCAGATGGCGAAGTACGTCGAGCGCCTGCTGGCGATGCGCGAGAGGGCGGAGGTGGGCGGGTGA
- the mscL gene encoding large conductance mechanosensitive channel protein MscL, with protein MLRGFREFILRGNVVDLAVGVVIGAAFTTVVNAFSNGFINPLIKAITGGGARVGGTFTLNGAVFDYGAFITAIINFLIVAAILYFLVVTPVNRLNDYFKREEKPAVAEPSNEEKLLAEIRDELRRRPG; from the coding sequence ATGTTGCGGGGATTCCGGGAGTTCATTCTGCGCGGCAACGTGGTCGACCTCGCGGTGGGTGTGGTGATCGGCGCCGCCTTCACCACGGTGGTGAATGCCTTTTCGAACGGCTTCATCAACCCGCTCATCAAGGCGATCACGGGGGGCGGGGCGAGGGTCGGCGGGACGTTCACCCTCAACGGGGCCGTTTTCGACTACGGCGCCTTTATCACGGCCATCATCAATTTCCTGATCGTGGCCGCCATCCTGTATTTCCTGGTGGTCACGCCGGTCAACCGGCTCAACGACTACTTCAAGCGGGAGGAAAAGCCCGCCGTGGCCGAGCCCAGCAACGAGGAGAAGCTGCTCGCCGAAATCCGGGATGAGTTGCGGCGGCGGCCCGGTTGA
- a CDS encoding RNA 2'-phosphotransferase has protein sequence MTDEQLSRRLSYLLRHAPEKMGVTLEPGGWAPVQAVLRSLRVPRERLERVVATNNKQRFSLEGERIRANQGHSVRVDLDLTPAVPPATLYHGTHPAALPAIHREGLRRMNRHHVHLSPDRETARRVGARRGSPVVLEVRAGEMHAAGHVFFLSANGVWLVEAVPPEFLVFPQDL, from the coding sequence ATGACCGACGAACAGCTCTCCCGCCGCCTCTCGTATCTGCTGCGCCACGCGCCCGAGAAAATGGGTGTGACGCTGGAACCGGGGGGATGGGCTCCCGTTCAGGCCGTCTTGCGTTCCCTGCGCGTTCCCCGCGAGCGGCTGGAGCGGGTGGTGGCGACGAACAACAAGCAGCGGTTTTCCCTGGAGGGCGAGCGCATCCGGGCGAATCAGGGCCACAGCGTCCGGGTTGATCTGGACCTGACGCCCGCCGTGCCGCCCGCGACGCTGTACCACGGCACGCACCCGGCGGCCCTGCCCGCCATCCACCGCGAGGGGCTGCGCCGCATGAACCGCCACCACGTTCACCTCTCGCCCGACCGGGAGACGGCGCGGCGGGTCGGCGCCCGGCGTGGGTCTCCCGTGGTGCTGGAGGTCCGGGCCGGGGAGATGCACGCCGCCGGTCACGTCTTTTTCCTCAGCGCGAACGGCGTATGGCTGGTGGAGGCCGTGCCGCCGGAGTTCCTGGTGTTTCCGCAAGACCTCTGA
- a CDS encoding SIR2 family NAD-dependent protein deacylase — MNLQEARAALRSARRVAVLTGAGVSAESGIPTFRDAQTGHWARFRPEDLASPGAYHRDPETVWAWYAGRYRDVTRAQPGAAHHLLAALERGKGEGFLLATQNVDGLHARAGSERLVELHGNLTTARCELCGTVVPLPAPEDFTPPPTCPVCGSRMRPNIVWFGEFLPEDALEAATLAFQEADVALIVGTSGVVYPAAGLALETRREGGVVIEVNPEETELTPYLSFSVRDVASRGLAALMEP; from the coding sequence ATGAATCTGCAAGAGGCCCGCGCCGCCCTGCGTTCCGCCCGCCGCGTGGCCGTGCTGACCGGCGCGGGCGTGAGTGCCGAGAGCGGCATCCCCACCTTTCGTGACGCGCAGACGGGACACTGGGCGCGCTTTCGCCCGGAAGACCTCGCCAGCCCGGGGGCCTACCACCGCGACCCGGAGACGGTGTGGGCGTGGTACGCGGGCCGCTACCGCGACGTGACCCGGGCGCAGCCGGGCGCGGCCCATCACCTCCTCGCGGCGTTGGAGCGCGGGAAGGGGGAGGGCTTCCTCCTCGCCACCCAGAACGTGGACGGCCTGCACGCGCGGGCGGGGAGCGAGCGGCTGGTGGAACTCCACGGCAACCTGACGACCGCGCGCTGCGAGTTGTGCGGGACGGTCGTGCCCCTCCCGGCGCCAGAGGACTTCACCCCCCCGCCCACTTGCCCGGTCTGCGGGTCCCGGATGCGCCCCAACATCGTCTGGTTCGGGGAGTTCCTGCCCGAGGACGCCCTGGAGGCCGCCACCCTCGCCTTTCAGGAGGCGGACGTGGCCCTGATTGTCGGCACGAGCGGCGTGGTGTACCCGGCGGCGGGCCTCGCCCTGGAGACGCGGCGGGAGGGTGGCGTCGTGATCGAGGTTAACCCCGAGGAAACCGAACTCACGCCCTACCTGAGTTTCAGCGTCCGCGATGTGGCCTCGCGGGGGCTGGCGGCATTGATGGAACCGTAG